In one Colletotrichum destructivum chromosome 2, complete sequence genomic region, the following are encoded:
- a CDS encoding Putative aldehyde dehydrogenase domain, aldehyde/histidinol dehydrogenase, which translates to MTAQAYNLWVGGQEKPGHAEGIPVEDPATGEVFAHCHAASPQDVDETIRLAHDTFKAGTWSRLPRHVRADVLDRTAELLTAELPQLIPLEVRQTGRAIREMRAQVPTLVKWFKYYAALLRTEERAVLPTVGKLHNWVDRVPLGVVVQITPFNHPLLIAVKKLAPALAAGNSVVVKPSELTPLTTLLLGGILKRAGVPDGVFSVLPGYGATTGRSLVEHPLVRKVDVTGGTAAGRAIGTIVGGNLARYTAELGGKAPLVVFEQADVDVAVNGIAFGSFIASGQTCVASTRILVQESILPAVLEKLKAKAESITRRMGSPSNEQSMMGPLISAKQLQNVEALVDEAVTGGEGAAFTGGRRMSGTSSLDGIDFSKGYFFEPTVLVSAGGGGDILKTRIWREEAFGPVVVVAPFRTEGEAIALANDSDFGLGAGVWTRDVAQAFRVSEQIDAGIVWVNTHHRNDPSSPWGGAKSASGVGSENGVDAYHAYTTTKSTIISFASPDEALAADDWFREGAGDVRYG; encoded by the exons ATGACAGCACAGGCGTACAACCTTTGggtcggcggccaggagaAACCGGGACATGCAGAGGG GATCCCGGTTGAAGACCCCGCGACGGGTGAGGTTTTTGCCCA CTGTCACGCGGCATCGCCTCAAGATGTCGACGAGACCATCCGCCTCGCGCACGACACTTTCAAGGCCGGAACGTGGTCCAGGCTGCCGCGCCACGTCCGggccgacgtcctcgacagGACGGCAGAGCTCCTGACGGCGGAGCTGCCCCAGCTGATCCCCCTCGAGGTGCGCCAGACGGGACGCGCGATACGCGAGATGCGCGCGCAGGTTCCAACGCTGGTCAAGTGGTTCAAGTACTAcgcggcgctgctgcgcaCCGAGGAGCGcgcggtgctgccgacggtGGGGAAGCTGCACAACTGGGTCGACCGCGTGCCGCTGGGCGTCGTGGTGCAGATCACGCCCTTCAACCACCCGCtgctcatcgccgtcaagaagctggcgcccgccctcgccgcgggcAACAGCGTCGTCGTGAAGCCGAGCGAGCTGACGCCCCTCAcgacgctgctgctcggcggcatcctcaaGAGGGCGGGCGTGCCCGACGGCGTCTTCAGCGTGCTGCCCGGCTACGGCGCCACGACGGGCAGGTCCCTCGTCGAGCACCCGCTCGTCCGCAAGGTCGACGTCACGGGCGGCACGGCAGCGGGCAGGGCCATCGGgaccatcgtcggcggcaacctGGCGCGGTACACGGCGGAGCTGGGCGGCAAGGCGCCGCTGGTCGTGttcgagcaggccgacgtcgacgtggcCGTCAATGGCATCGCGTTCGGGTCCTTCATCGCCAGTGGCCAGACGTGCGTCGCTAGCACGAGGATTCTCGTCCAGGAGAGCATCCTGCCGGCCGTGctggagaagctcaaggctAAAGCCGAGTCCATCACGCGGCGCATGGGGTCGCCGAGCAACGAGCAGTCCATGATGGGCCCGCTGATCTCGGCGAAGCAGCTGCAGAACGTCGaggcgctcgtcgacgaggcggtcaccggcggcgagggcgcaGCGTTCACGGGCGGGCGTCGCATGTCTGGGACGAGCAGCCTCGACGGTATCGACTTTAGCAAGGGCTACTTCTTCGAGCCGACGGTGCTCGTGTCGGCGGGGGGCGGTGGTGACATCCTCAAGACGCGCATCTGGCGCGAGGAGGCGTTTGggccggtggtggtggtggcgccCTTCCGGACGGAgggcgaggccatcgcgcTTGCCAACGACAGCGACTTCGGGCTGGGGGCGGGCGTCTGGACGCGCGACGTGGCGCAGGCGTTTCGGGTGTCGGAGCAGATAGACGCGGGCATCGTGTGGGTGAACACGCATCACCGAAACGACCCCAGCAGTCCGTGGGGCGGCGCAAAGAGTGCgagcg